The Hemiscyllium ocellatum isolate sHemOce1 chromosome 28, sHemOce1.pat.X.cur, whole genome shotgun sequence genome includes the window CATCATCACATACACTTGGTATGATGTCACATGCAATTGTATCACTGCACACGTTGGgcttcagtggtggagagaggtCACAGAAGCAGGGACAAAGGAAGCCGAAGAGCCAGGAGCTTTTGCCCTCTCTGACTATCTTCCACCCCCTACTCCCCTCTGCCTCCACTCCTGATCTCTCACCACACACCCAAGTCAAaatctctcccttcccctctgttcCGATCTcattctctcctcccccaccctcaaaGTGCAGGATTCTACTCCCCCACCCTGCAATTGAGCTCTTTGCCCAATTTCTTGTTTTTCCTTCACAATACGTTTCTACTTTGTGCAATAAGCTTTCCTCCTGCACCTTGTCAACTGCCTCACAAAATCCAAGTACACTTCATGAACAGATGCCCCTTATCCACAGCACAGAACTCCAGTAAGTTtgttaaatatgatttcccttttacaTAACCACACTGACTCCTTCCTTGACTTTTTCTAAGTGCCAATTATACCCCTCTAATGATTGATTGTAACATGTTTGACAGAAGAACCAAGAGGCACAGTTTAAAACTAAGAGGAATACAATTTAGGATTGAGAGTGgagagcctttggaattctctaacccTGAGGTCCATGGAAGCCCAGTTTTTGAGAATAATGTGGACGttgataattttttttcattATACATGGCATGAATGGTTATGAGAATTGTATGGTTGAAAGGCATTGAAGTTtcgatcagccacgatcatattcaATGGtgaagtgggctgaatggcctaattctcttCTTATGTTCCAAGATACATGTTAAGTTAATTGGCTTACAATTGTGGTTGCCTGCCTTTTGAATAGAGGTTACATTTGCTACTTTGCGGTCATAGagtcttagtcatagagatgtacagctggaaaacagatccttcggtccaactcgtccatgccgaccagatatcctatcctaatttagtcccatatccctctaaatcctttcttcatatatccatctagatgccttttaaatgttgtaattgtaccagcctccaccacagctcctggtagctcattccattcatgcacaccctctgcatggaaacgttgccccttaggttcccttttaaattttttcccccctcaccttaaacctataccatctagttatggactcccccacctcagggaaaataccttgtttatttaccctatccatgcccctcatgaatttataacctctataaggtcacccctcagcctccggtgctccaggaaaagcagccccagcctattcagcctttccatgtagctgaaatcctccaaccttggcaacatccttcttaatctttgctgaaccctttcaagtttcacaacatccttctgataggaaggagaccagagttgcacacaatattccaaaggtggtctagccaatgtcctgtacagccataacatgacctcccagctcctacactcaatgctctgtccaataaaggaaagcaaaccaaatgccctcttcactattctatctactacAATTGTAGAGCCTTTCCAGAAACTTGTGAATTCTGGAAAATTAACACCAACGCATCCTCTGCCCCATGAGCCACCTTTTCGAAGACCCTAGAATACAATTACTCAGTACACAGAGGCTGATCAGCCTGCAGCTCCATGAGTCGCTGGCTTAAAATCTGAAACTCCATCCCGAAGAACATTCTggatgtacctacaccaaatgggctgcagcatttcaagcaggcagctcatcactgtcttctcaatggcaaccagggatgggcaatgaatgctgggtcACAACccttgaataaaaaaaaaagcatGGTACCACTTCCCTGGCAATTGTAATTTGACTAAGTTTCTCTCCTCATTTCACCCACTAATTTACAGCTATCACTGGGTCACTGTGTGTCTTCCATAGTGAAGCATTGAGCTAAAATAATTCTGCCATTTTCTTTTTACTTACCATCAACTCCACATTCTCATTTTCTAGAGGACTAGCACTCCCTTAATTATTCACATGATTTAAATATACTTATTTTTCTTATAATCGTAGTGAAAAGATAAATTATGTTTCAATGTTCTAAGGAcctttatttattattttatatgTACAGTTAAGGGAGTATCCTAGTTTCATTTCAGGGCTTATTCTGTAAGTGTATTTACTAAAACTGCACTAATCCTGCTTTAATGCAACGTGTTGTTTATCGAGTTTTCCCATTTATTCTTCAGGTTGGTTTGAAAGTTGGAGTCCGCACTCGTGGTTGCAGTGGTCTCTCGTACATGATAGAGTATGCAACAGAGAAAGGGAAGTTTGATGAAGAAGTTAATCAGGATGGTATgcaatgacaatagacaataggtgcaggagtaggccattcagcccttcgagcctgcaccgccattcaatatgatcatggctgatcattcctaatcagtatccgcttcctgctttatctccataacccttgattccactatctttgagagctctatccaactctttcttaaatgaatccagagactgggcctccactgcctctggggcagagcattccacacagccaccgcTCTCtggggtgaagaagtttctcctcatttctgtcctaaatggtttaccccgtatttttaagctgtgttctctggtttggcactcacccatcagcggaaacatgtttcctgctgccagagtgtccaatcctttcataatcttatatgtctcaatcagatctcctctcagtcttctaaactcaagggtatacaagcccagtcgcttcagtctttcagtataaggtaatccctccattccaggaattgacctcgtgaacctccctcaatagccagaatgtctttcctcaaatttggagaccagaactgcacacagtactccaggtgtggtcttaccagtgccctgtacagctgcagaagcacctctttgcttctatactcaatccctcttgttatgaaggccagcatgctattagccttcttcactacctgctgtacctgcatgcttgctttcattgactggtgtacaagaacacccagatctctctgtactgcccctttacctaaattaattccattgaggtagtaatctgccttcctgttcttgccaccaaagtggataaccatacatttatccacattaaactgcatctgcctaCTCACGTagcttgtccaggtcaccctgtaatctcctaacatcctcatcacatttcaccctgccacccagctttgtatcatcagcaaatttgctaatgttattgctgatgtTAGCAATCTGTTAATTCATGGTGAAATCTGTTTGTCAAGTCTACCACATTTGTTTTTGAAACATCAATCCAAACTAAGCATTCTTGGTTTGCTGggaatttattttccttttcatttatGTATGTTAGCTTTAGAGCCTCACGTTTTCATAATTTTCAAGTCAACAATTTGCAGCAAGTGGTCTGTTGCTTGTGCTTGTTTTATCATAATGAATTTTCTTCAGAAAGTGAAAGAGAACTGACTGATGGTGTTTGTTTGACGTGTGGGAAACCTTGTCTTTACAAGGAATATGGAACTTTGATTTCCAAAGGAagataaacaaaataaaaaaattgaattaGCATAGTGCCATTCAGGTTGTCTCAATTTAAAGCATTTTAAGCGTATTCACTGTTATAGTCAGAGCAACCAATTGGTCCATAGAAATCCCCCACAAACAGCAGCAtgataatgaccaaataatctTGTATTTTGTGATATTTTTTGAGACAAAGTATTGGTCAGAATACTGGCAATAATTTCCTAGCTTTTCACAATAATGCCAAGGAATATTTTGTATCTGCCTTGGGTTCAGTTTGATGTCTCATTCAAATGATGAAACCGCTATCAGTATAACAGTCTTTCAATAGTGCATTGGCATGCTTGGTTGGAGTTTTGTTCATGTTTCTAGAGCAAGACAGATGCACAACCATTTGATTTGATAGTAATTTGTATTTAAAGTAATAAAAGACACTTTGTAGAAGAGTTTTATAAAGCAGCATTTAACATTGATCTGTCTAAGGTGATATTAGAGTGAAAGGCCAAAAGTTTGGTCAAAGAGAATTTTTAAGAAAAGTCTTAAAGTAAAACTGGAAATGCAGAAAGATTTTGAGAGGAACTCCAGGGCTTAAAACCTactgaactgaaaacagaacCCCAGAGGTAGAGCCGTTAAAACTAGGGATTCTCAAGAGGCCAATATTAGAGGAGTACCAAAGCTTATGGATTGGCGAAAATCAAGGTCATGAAAGGATTACAGAATAAGTATGAGCACTTAAAATCAATGTTACCTTGACTAGGGCCACTTTAGATCAATGAGTACAGTGATAGATGAACTATGGCTCACACCTCTTGATTCACACATATACCGCATTTACTGTGGTTAGATTAAATTAGTTTCGATTATATTGTCACGTGTGCCTGAGCACAGGAGTACAGAGCTCTCCAGCGCCATCTTAATATATAATAGTCGAATTAACAAGAGCCGAAATCAAAGAAAAAGGCAAAGACAATATCCAGATCTCCATCCCTGCCATGAATCTTCAGCTGGTCTCAGCAATATTGCCTGTGCTGAGGAGATTAAAGTGATGTGTAAATGAAACAAGGATGCTTCAGAAAAAAAACTGTCACACAATGAGTAGTTTGACAAGAACACGCTGCCTGTAAATTTGATGGATGCAGGTTCACTTGAGGTATTCAAAAGGACAGACTGTCTGCTGTAAGCTTTTGATCATTCaattaatgaatattttaaaaacagccTTATTCTACACTATTATCTAGTCCATTCATTGTATTATTTTATTTTCAGGTGTGCGTGTGTTCATTGACCAGAAAGCACAGTTAACCCTACTAGGCACAGAAATGGATTATATTGAAACAAAACTCTCTAGTGAATTTATTTTCAATAACCCAAATATTAAAGGAACATGTGGATGTGGTGAAAGCTTTACTATGTAATTATTCAGAAAATAATTATGTATATAAAATTAAGCTGGTGTGATTCATTGTTGAGCTTTGTAATTTTCtcagatttatttaaatataaatgTCTGTGGATTCTTACAGTAAAACAGTACAAGTCTGAGATTATCAAAGGGAACTTTAAACCTGCAATAGTAACATCCATCACTCAGTTGCAGATTTTCACCTATGTTTGCATCAATTATTAGCCCTTTAGAAAACAAGAATCTAACTGTTCTCCTTATTTTGAATACAGTAAGCGTGTGATTAGAATCTTGTACTCATGTCAATGTTCAATTTAAATACTTGGAATAGAAAAGTTAAGTCCAAAATTTTTTGCTGTCCCTTTTTGTATAAAGAATGATCATTGCTGATGCCTTGCTTTATTGTGTGCAGTCTTTGGTGGTGGTGTGTATAAAACTGAGTAGTGCTTAATATTTTTACACAAGGTGGAAAGGGATTATTTGGTCAATAGAAACTCTAAAATATACATCCTTGTTGTAATAGTTTGCCTGAACTCTCAGGCAGTGTGTACTCTGGGCTTTTTATTTCTGTTCATTTACAGAAGTGCCTAAATCAGCAAATTAATTGAGAGTTAACACCACTCTGGCAATTTAGTGACTTGTGGATGCAAGTGTTATTATTGTTGTATTGCTTAACATGTACAGATAATTAAACAATTATGCATTTGTTAACAGACAAGAATTTGTGTTGATGCAATAATTGGAGTGCTGAAAAATATAGGGGACCCCAACTTAAGAGTTCCTGTATACAAACAATGCCATACagggatgtaattttaaaaatctaatattTGAACATTACCTATACTTACAAatggctattttatattgtcctgcattgtgctgCAACTTGCAAAGGAGTTCCGTTCTTGAGTCTATTCCAATATGGAGAATGCCTGTAATTTCATGATCTTGGATGTACGACAAGTTCATTAAATTGCTGTATATGTTAGCCAAAtgttgaaaatatatttttatggtATATGAATAATTTgtatgaaaacaaaataaagttaAAGAATTAGATAATTTTGCTGAATTTATTtgaaatttacattttaaaaatgggattagaaatCTTTTGGGTGCAGAGTACACAACAAAAGATAAAACATCAGCTATCTTTATACTGTTAAGTGGCTTGAGACAATGAATAACATTTGTGACAAGGATTTTGAATTAAATCAATCTTTTATTCTGCCTTCCATTTCATCCTGACAACATGAAATATGTAACAGGTTGAAGTTTGTTAACAACTTCTACATACTATACAGAAACCTTTAAGACAAAGCCAACCAATCTACTTAAAGTTTTTCCATGAAAAAGTCTACCTTCTAGAATTTATTAATATATTGGTTGATTGGATTTGCAAGAAGGTGAAGACCAGATAACAATGACTAATTTTTTAAAGTATTTCTGCATTACAACTAAAAATGGAAGTGACTTTAGCAGAAAAAGACAGTGATTTGTAACTCATTGGAAATTGAATTTTATAAAAAGGATTGGCAGATCATAACAATTCTGAAAGTAAAACTGCAGAACCATATTTTGTAGGACAGATATAGACTTTGTTTGGGCGTCAGTCAGCATTGATATCTTTCAAAGACAAAACTCCTGCAGGTGTTTTTAGAAAATACTGCAAATAATAAGCATGCCAAACAAGCTAGCCTCTTGGAAAAAAAAGACAACTTGACCTCTGAAAGAAAAGACAACTTGACCACCAAAAGAAATTAGTCCAGTCATCTTGTCACAGATTGTGGAATGTTTGGTCACATCCCAAGTTAAATTACTGATCTTAAACTGCTGTCTCAGCTgccatcaagtccatactaatTAGGAAACTGAAGCTGGGACTTTTCAGGACTGTTAACTCAAATCAAGTAACATTTACACACCAGCTGATGGGGAGCATTGAGGCACAGCAGCTAAAGGAGGTGGCAAATGTGTGACACTGCAATTGGAAATATTTTACTTAGCAGACAGAAAAATGCTGAGAAAATAATGAAATTCTGTAGAAATGTTAAAATTGCCCAAGGTCTGAGTGCTGAATATCACCTTGACAAACTGTTTACGAAACAGCGCATGCTTAATGAAACAGAagttaatttatttaaaaatcgTAATTCCTGGTGACTAAATTCACACCATGTGGAAATCTCCAGATAAGTAATACCATACAACACTTCACCTATTTCAGTCCAAATCAAAGTCTGTATTTTTCTTCCTTATTAATAATATACAGGCCAAAATCCATATTGACTCTTAATTTGTCTATTAATTCTTGAAGTAAAATTAATACAATCACATGCAGAAGATGCTATTACTTTCCGCAATACCTAATGTTACCTGCAGATACACAACTAAACATTCTTTACGATgtgttaaaatatttttcaacaaCCCCACCATATTAGAGATAAAATACTCTTCATGTATGTGTGGTTCCTTAGCTATACACCCCAGTAGGGTTAGGGTTCATGGGAATTCTTGGTGAGCAGTGTGATCACACCAATACTAACTCATTGCATACTCTTAGATAAAGAATTGGCAAATGAGATAAAAATCTGAAGTTGGTGCATCTCTGGAATTATTCAGCTCTTCCATCTGTGCCCCCCCCGCACCCACCAAATATTGGGTGGCTCCCACAAGCCAGGCAGAGTAAAAAACAAACTAGAATTGTTCATAAATTAAACAAGTAGCCATAGTTTTCAACGTCACATAAACCAGtctgcagaagacatttacttTCCCCATCAATATTTAATATACCAGAAAGCGaaatatagaaaaataaaagTAGTGCATCATATTTTTTGATCAATCTTCAAAACTGAACATTACATTCAAAAAATGTATTTGTGGCTTTAAGCAAATGAAGTAATCAATAACTATATCCATAAAATAGGAACCATTGGTTTTAGTTCCTAATGTGAGACTAAACAGCATGGAGGATTTTACACAAACATACTTTGGCAGCTGATTAGTCACTTAACATTTATACATCCAACTGAAATATGATGGGGATAATTTCATGATCATCTCTTCTGTTCTAGGTAGGCAGATAACAGAGGCACAGGAGGCAGAAAATCTGTCCCTTTGTTGCTTACTTCTGTCTGCCGTTTTCCATTGCAGTCAGAACCTATAAAAGATTGCACGAATAAAGTGGTATGGCAAGTTCAATTACACGCCAAGTATAAAGCTGAATTAACAAAGCACTGATGTAAAACTTACTTTGAGAGACAAGGTCCAGATACTGACAAAGGGCATGAAGTAATAATCTCTCATAGCTGAAACAGATGTACAAATGTATGGAAAGTGACTTGTGGCtccaaaaatattttttaaatcacATTTATCCAACACTACAAAGATTAAATTCAGTGTTCTTTCCAAACAAAACCACAGCTGAATTCTCAGCCACTATTGGTCTTTCCTAGTTACTTGCTTTCTAGATGAAATTTCATTATTGATTTGGGTCAAATATGATGTTGAAACATTGACGAATGAAAATAAAGTAGCAAAAATacaacattttattatttttcgCAACAGCTCAAGCCAATTTAGTttccccacaaacccaccaatagtGAATATTTCAGCATTTAGAGTGCAACAAAAagctttttattttcatttaagaCGTTAAAACTTTTAACATATTGCTTTCGGGAAATTATCTTACCTGTTTTCCAGCATTGCTTTGTATACGGACTGTGGTTTTATGGCAAAGAATCTAGTTAGCTCCTCTTCTAGAAACTCCAGGGTACCCTGAATGAAAGAATGTCCAAACAATGCTCATCACAGGATTGGAAATAAAATGTACCCCTCCCACCGTATGCTACATTTACCATTGATAATCAATACCATAATATTAGTCAAATCACTACTATGAAGCTCATCAGTTTCTATACAATTCATATCATCATCTGTCCCTTCATCAACATCACTTAaataaaaatctatctggttaTTATTTCATTGCTCTATGATAAAAATGTGTAACTTGGTTGCCACATTATCTACAGTGCAGCAGTGATTCCATATTTTAATTAAACAATTTGAGGAGCAAGGTTGGAAGATGTACTATGTAAATACAAGGTTTTTCTTCACCCCCCATAAAATTCAGTCATTATTTGGTGACTGCATCTAAAACATTTCTTGTTTTTATGCAACTGATGTATAAGCAGTACAACATCATAGTTACCAGAATAACTCTGCACAGGTGTAAATTTCTCTATATGTGGTTTGCCAGGGGCATGAATTTATTCTCTAACTAAATTGATTTAGTGATATAGATTCAATTATCTAAGAGGAGTGGGGGTGAGAAGCAACTACTCGTAGTCAGTTCATTTTTAGTTTACACAATTGTGAATTACACAAGAAAATATTCATTAGCAATTTTAGGAATGTATTTTTGGTGTTATGCTACATTTACCATTGATAATCAATATCATAATATTAGTCAAATCACTACTACTACTCAGACCATTTTTGGAAAGAATTTTACTAATCAATTTATGAAACTCATACAATTCATATCATGAAGGAGAGACCTATTCTACTGTTTCATACCTCCAAAATCAGGATTGAAACAAACCAAACTATATATCCAGCTCAAAGAATTTCCATCTTATCAGATTGGGAACAAAGTTGTATCACATGGTATAAGAGTCAAAATATTACTCAGAGACTGAATATGTCACCATGGATGGAGTGTGGTGTGAAATCGGGGAACATTGTGTGTTCTATGCATAGTTATAGCATATAATGTTACACATTACTTATGCATTAACATGCATTTTTGAAAGTTAGCCCCCAAGGTTACTGGTTCAGCCTTTTCAGAGAAAATCAGCTGAAATCACAATGTGATCCTGAAATAAAATCAGCCTTCCAAGACCTACTGAGTCACCTTAAGCTAGTCTTACATGCATAAACTACATACAGTAACTTTGTTTTAGTCTATTAGTGCAGCTACATAAAAACTCTCATCTTATTACAAAACCCCTGCAGTACTAACCATGGGAATTTGACGCCGTCTTAAAGTAACACGGAGTCTTCGATCAATTCGCAGAAAACATTCCTTTCCTGCATAGCCAGACTGCTCTATAGGAGAAAAAATAttgtacatatgacaataaaataCAATTCACGTTTTTCGCTCATTTCCCTGCGTAATCTTGTGACTGCCTTGGAAAAGCAGTCAACAGTGCAAATACTTTAATTATTTTGATTACTCAGTCTCAGAACAGCAATATCCAAAGCATGAATGGGACACTTGAAACAGGGTCTCAAAATTTGGAGTAAAATTTTTTTTGCTCAATTCAATTAGCTAGTGTTTAAACCAAGGCGAAACTTAAATAACTGCATATATTAGCTTACCAGTCTGACAAAGATTCTGGGAAGTTATTTAAAACTGAGTACTTGCACAAATTTGGACTTGTCAGCTCAAGTCTGCATAGATTTCTGTAGGCTAAGGAATGTTCAATTAATTTAGCGGAACGAATTTAAGTCACTGACATAGTAAGAGAATATGaaatattctgatttttttttatgatTCTGATATTATGCacttccagaaagcatttaataaggttccaaaTGGGATCTTTGTCAAAAGTGAAAGGTTACAAACATTTCGGCAAATTTATGACATAGGTTATAAAATGGTTAGGCAGTAGGAGATAGAGTAACAGGGACAGAGTACATACCATAAAAtcataagagatgtacagcatggaaacagaccctttggtccaactcgtccatgccaagcagataaattaatccagtcccatttgccaacactttactcatatccctctaaacccttcctattttatacccatccagatgccttttaaatgttgtacttgtaccaggctccatcatttcctctggcagcacattccatacacgcaccactgtctgcgtgaaaaagctcccaggtcctctttaaatctttcctctctcatcctcaaCCAATGCACTCTagttctagttctagactcccccaagtcagagaaaagactttgtctatttactctatctatgccccaaattattttataaacctctataagatcacccctcagcctctgacactccagggataacagccccagcctattcagcttctccctctcactcaaacgctccaaacctggcaaatccttgtgaatcctttctgaacccactcaagtttcacaatatctttcttctaggaaggagaccagaattgcacacaatattccaaaagtggccaaaccaatgtcccctACAGCTGCAACAATGACCTCCCTATTCCTATAGTCAATGCACTAACCAagaaaggacagcataccaaatgcattcttcactgtcctatgtatctgtgacttcactttcaaggaactatgaacctgaatgccaaggtctctttgttcagcaatacaccccaggaccttcccattaagtgtataagtcctgctctgatttgccttctgaaaatgcggcacctcacatttatcgaaattaaactccatctgccactcctcagcccattggatcatttgatcaagatcctgttgtaatctgaggtaacctccttcgctgtccactacacctccaattttggtgtcatctgcaaacctactaaactatacctcttatgctcacatccaaatcatttatataaataacaaaaagcaatgtacccagcactgatccttgtggcacaccagtggtcacaggtctccagtctgaaatgcaaccatt containing:
- the LOC132828900 gene encoding iron-sulfur cluster assembly 1 homolog, mitochondrial-like produces the protein MATAVRTSVRAARDRRLRVPARAALLLTSSAVNRIKTLLQQRPECVGLKVGVRTRGCSGLSYMIEYATEKGKFDEEVNQDGVRVFIDQKAQLTLLGTEMDYIETKLSSEFIFNNPNIKGTCGCGESFTM